The window ATCGCTGCGCCAACAATCGACTGTGGCGGGCAAGCGGCTGGCGGTGTCGCTCGTGCCCGAAGTAATTCCGCGCCGGCTGGCCGAGACGTTGCTAGCCCGCGTCGAGATTTCGCCCGAGCGCCGCGCGGCGGAACTGGGGCGTGGCGAACGGCAACGCCTGGTCGAGGCGATCAAGTCGCTGGCCATTCCGCTCGAAGGCGCGCGCGGCTTTGAAAAGGCCGAAGTCACCGCCGGCGGAGTGAGCCTGGACGAGGTCGATTCGAGCACGATGCAAAGCAAGCTCGTGCCGAACCTCTATTGGGCCGGCGAGGTGCTCGACCTGGATGGCCCCATCGGCGGCTACAACTTTCAGGCCGCGTTCAGCACCGGCTGGCTGGCGGGCATCAGTGTGTGACCGATCCCAGCGCGCCCGAGCCTTCGACCTGCGCTAGTTCCGCGTCGTCAAACGACAGCCAATCGCGCAGCACCGCGCGATTGTGCTCGCCCAAGGCCGGCGGTGGCTGTGTCTGCGATACGTCGCGGCCCGGCCAATGAATTGGCGTCGTCAATAGCCGGTAGCGACGCCCCGCGCTATCGTCCACTTCCACTACCATCTGGCGGGCAGCCGTCTGCGGATCGTCAATCGCCCGGTCGACTCCCAACACTGGCGCGTGCGGCACACGAGCGGCCGACAGCACGGCATGCCACTGTGCGCCGGTCCGTTCGCTCATGAGTCGCGCCACCTCGGGAACTAGCGCATCGCGATGGGCCACCCGCGCCGGATTGGTGGCATAACGTGGGTCGCGAGCCCAGGCTGGCCGTTCGACCGCGGCGCAAAAATCGGCCCACTGCCGGTCGTTGCCGATGCCGAGCACCAGATGGCCATCGGCGGTGGCAAAGACTTCGTAAGGCACAATTTGCGGATGCGCGTTGCCCCAGCGCCGCGGCGCCTCGCGCGTGACCAGCGTGCTTTGCGCCACGTTCACCAAACTGGCCAGCGTGCAATCGGCGAGCGCCAGATCGAAATGTTGCTGCTCGGCGCCTTGATCGCGCGCGCGCAGCCCGGCTAGCGCGCTGATGGCGGCATAGAGTCCGGTGATGATGTCGGACATGGCCACACCAACTTTCATCGGCGCGCCGTCCGTCTCCCCGGTGATGGCCATCAGCCCCGAAGTCGCCTGCACCACCAGGTCGTAGCCCGGCACTGGGGCCAGCGGGCCAGTGCGGCCATAGCCCGAGATCGAGCAGGTGACCAGCCGCGGATTGATCGCCGCCAAGCGCTGTGGCGTGAGGCCAAACTTCTCCAGGTCCTTGGGCAAAAAGTTCTCGACCATCACATCAGCGCGGCGGATCAGCGCTTCGAGCAGCGGCCGCGCGGCCGCATGCTCCAGGTCGAGCGTGAGGCTGCGCTTGTTGCGATTGCAAGACAGATAATACGCGCTGGGGCCGTCGCCATCGACAAACGGCGGCCCCCAGTGGCGGGTGTCGTCGCCGGCGCCCGGACGTTCGACCTTGACCACATCGGCGCCCAGATCGGCCAACAACTGACAGCAAAACGGCCCCGCCAAGATGCGAGACAGGTCGAGCACGCGAATGTTGGCGAGTGGCCCGGTCATGGCGATGTCTGCTAGCGGCGAGAGCGCTCCCTGAACAAGGTTAGTGCGCCGCGGCCGGTCAGGCGGCGTCGCTGCAGGCCAGGCCACTGTCCATGCGCCACAGACCCACATCGTTGGCGATGATCATCAGCATGGCGCCCATCAACCCCACATTCTTGAAGAAGTGAATCTGTTGCGCGCTGCGCGCCGTCGGATCGGCGAAGGTCCAAAAGTCGTGAAAGAAGAACGTCGCCAAGACAAGAAACACCAGCAGCAGCGCCGCGCCGATTCGCGCGTAAAAGCCCAGGATGATCGAAAAAGCTGCCGGCCAGCAAAAACAGGATCGCGACCGCCAGCGCGCCCTCCGGCAACGGCACGCCTTGCTCTCGCATGGCGCCAGCGACTCCCCCGTAATTCGGAATCTTGTTGCCGATGGCGCTCATCAAGAAGATTGTGCACAGCAAGATGCGACCCGCCAGACTGACCGGTCCGCGCAATTCGTTTGGCATCTGACGGCTCCTGTGATTGTTGCTTGCCGCGCGTCGCGAATGGACTAATGGAAAAGCTGCTGCTGGCCTGGGCCATCGGGTTCGTCGGGCATGGCCAGTCCCAAGTGCCCAAAGCCGGCGGCGGTGAGCTTGCGCCCGCGCGGAGTGCGAATCACCAGTTCCGCGCGCAACAGGTACGGCTCTACCTCGTCGGAGAGTGTGTCGACTGCGGTGTTCATGGTGTGGGCCAGCGCCTCGACGCCGACGGGACCGCCATGAAACACGCGGGCCAGTGTCTCCAGGTACTTGCGGTCCTGGCCATCGAGCCCCAAGGGATCGACCGCCTGCATGTCGAGCGCCGCCTCGGCCACTTCGACCGAGATGCGGCCATCAGCCCGGCTGGTCGCGTAGTCGCGCACCCAGCGTAGGCGATTGTTGGCGATGCGCGGCGTTCCGCGGCTACGGCGAGCAATTAACTGGCAGCTCGCCGCGTCCGCCGCAATGCGGAACTTGGCCGCGTTGCGCCGCACAATCTCGGCCAACTCGTCGATGGTGTAAAAGTCGAGATGCTCGCGCATATGAAACCGGTCGCGCAGCGGCGCCGACAACAACCCGGTGCGGGTCGTGGCGCCGATTAGCGTGAACGGCTTGAGCGGCATGTTGATCGTGCGGGCGTTCACCCCTTCGCCCAGCGCGATGTCGATGCGAAAGTCTTCCATCGCCGGGTACAGGAACTCCTCCACCGCCTTGGGCAGGCGATGGATTTCGTCGATGAACAGCACTGAGCCATGGTCGGCGTTGGTGAGATAGGGAATTAAGTCCTTCGGAGCCTGTAGCGTCGCGCCGCTGGCGATCTGCAAGCTTACGCCGAGATCGCGCGGGATCACCGTGGCGAAGGTGGTCTTGCCGAGCCCCGGCGGGCCGTCGAACAGGATATGCCCCAGCACGTCGCCGCGCTTGCGCGAGGCATCGACGGCGATCTCGATGCGCGCATACACCTCGCGCTGGCCCACCATGTCTTGCATGCGCTGCGGCCGCAAGTCGCGATCATCGTCTTCGGGTTCTGGCGTTTGCCCTTGCAGAATCGCTTCGCGAGCCATGGGTTTCTTTGGCCCCAACCGGGGAATCGTCACGCGCTGAACAAATGTTGACGGCGCCACTCAATATAACAGCGAAACTCGCGGCCCGGCGAGGGGAGTCAGCCGCGTTTCGCCGGCGTCGTATTGTGCTATCCTAGCGAAGGCGGGAAACGGAGTTCCTGGTGTTCCACGCTCACCCACCAATGGCCAATGGAATCGACGCAGTATTATCTTTCGAACGACTTGGCGCCGCGACTGGCCGCCATCGACATTGGCACCAACAGCATCCGCATGATTGTCGCCGAGGCGCTGCGCCACGGCAGCTATCGGATTCTGGACGACGAAAAAGAGCCCACTCGCATCGGCCGCAACCTGAGCACCACTGGGCGGCTCAACCCGGAGGCGGTCGAAAGCTCGCTGCAAACCTTGCGGCGGATGAAGCAGATCGTCACGGGCTATCAGGTGCGTGAACTGCGCGCCATCGCCACTTGCGCGGTGCGCGAAGCGACCGACGGCGCCGATTTTTGCCGTCGCGTGCGGGATGAGGTCGGCCTCGATATCCAAGTGGTCAGCGCCGAGGACGAGGCCCGCCTGGCGTTTTACGGCGTGCCGCGCAGCTTCGATCTGGACGGGAAGAACGTCGCCGTGGTCGATATTGGCGGCGGCAGCACCGAAATCGTGCTTGCGTCGAACAAGCTGATCGAATCGATCTATACCACGCCGCTGGGCGCGGTGCGCATGACCGAGCTGTATGGCGGCAGCCAGGCCGAATCGAACGAGGAATTCGAGCGACTGGTGCGCAGCGTCGATCGACTGCTCAAAAAACACACTGAAAAACCTCCCTTTGTGCCGCACTTGCTGATTGGCTCTGGCGGCACCTTCACTACGCTCGGTTCCATGGTGCTGGCCGCCCGTGGCGCCGCCAACCAGCGCGTGCAAGGCGCCGTGGTCACTCAGGCCGAAGTGCGGCATCTGCTTGAACGCCTGCGCAAAATGCCCGCCAAGAATCGGCGCGC is drawn from Pirellulales bacterium and contains these coding sequences:
- a CDS encoding CoA transferase, whose protein sequence is MTGPLANIRVLDLSRILAGPFCCQLLADLGADVVKVERPGAGDDTRHWGPPFVDGDGPSAYYLSCNRNKRSLTLDLEHAAARPLLEALIRRADVMVENFLPKDLEKFGLTPQRLAAINPRLVTCSISGYGRTGPLAPVPGYDLVVQATSGLMAITGETDGAPMKVGVAMSDIITGLYAAISALAGLRARDQGAEQQHFDLALADCTLASLVNVAQSTLVTREAPRRWGNAHPQIVPYEVFATADGHLVLGIGNDRQWADFCAAVERPAWARDPRYATNPARVAHRDALVPEVARLMSERTGAQWHAVLSAARVPHAPVLGVDRAIDDPQTAARQMVVEVDDSAGRRYRLLTTPIHWPGRDVSQTQPPPALGEHNRAVLRDWLSFDDAELAQVEGSGALGSVTH
- the ruvB gene encoding Holliday junction branch migration DNA helicase RuvB, which gives rise to MAREAILQGQTPEPEDDDRDLRPQRMQDMVGQREVYARIEIAVDASRKRGDVLGHILFDGPPGLGKTTFATVIPRDLGVSLQIASGATLQAPKDLIPYLTNADHGSVLFIDEIHRLPKAVEEFLYPAMEDFRIDIALGEGVNARTINMPLKPFTLIGATTRTGLLSAPLRDRFHMREHLDFYTIDELAEIVRRNAAKFRIAADAASCQLIARRSRGTPRIANNRLRWVRDYATSRADGRISVEVAEAALDMQAVDPLGLDGQDRKYLETLARVFHGGPVGVEALAHTMNTAVDTLSDEVEPYLLRAELVIRTPRGRKLTAAGFGHLGLAMPDEPDGPGQQQLFH